The genomic segment GGTGCCGCCGAGCTTGCCGACGTCCCCGAAATCCACAACTTCCTGGCCAACAGAGCCCTCGGGATGTCGCTGAAGTACGGGCTCAGCGCCAACCTGGACGCGATCGAGGTCCGTTTCCGGCGGCAGATGGAAAAGAGGCTTCGTGGTGAGCCGATCTACAATCGCGTCCTCTTTGTCGACGACGCCGGCGAGATTCTCGTCGACGTCGCGCTGACGCCCGGTGGCGCAGCGATCTCCCTCGCGGATGCCGCGCACGCCGCGAAGCTGTTCATCGATGCCGATGCCCGGCGGATCATCGCCGCGGCGCCAGTCCGCTACAAGGACGCCGTGGCCGGCACCGTGGTCACCATGGGCGACCTCGGGCAGCTCTCACGCTACCTGCTTGCATTGTCGGCGGGGAAGGAATACCAGGAACTGCTGATCACCGACGACGCTGTCGAACTCAAGTTCCCGGGACAGCACGCGACACTCGGCAGGAGCGTCGCCTGGAACCTGGTCCAACTCCCCGAGAACCAGATCACACGGATTCCTTCCGACCTCCTTGCGGCAGGATCAGACGCTGCCGCTGCAGACGACCAGGAACTGCTTGCCGTCAGGACCCCGGTTGCCGGCATGCCCTTGTCACTGCTGACCCTGTTCTCGGGCGAATACCTGTACGGCCACCTCACCTCGCGGCTTTTCCTCTATTTCGCGAGCGCATTCCCCTTGCTCGTACTGTTCGCTGCGATCATGTATGACCGCATGCGGCAACGTGCCGAAAGGCTGCAGGAAGATGTGCTTGAATCGGGTCTGCGCCGGACCGCCCTGCAGGAACTGAACGCCTCGCTCTCCGACGAAATCGAACGCCGCGAACTGAGCGAGCGGCAACTGCGCGAGAAGAGCCGGGAGTTGGAGCAGATGGCGGACGACCTCAGGCGCAGTGTGGCCCGTGCCGAGGATGCCAATCGCGCCAAGTCGGATTTCCTCGCCAGCATGAGTCATGAGATCAGGACGCCCATGAACGGGGTCATCGGCATGACCGAATTGGCGCTCGACACCGACCTCACCGGCGAGCAGCGCGAATACCTCAACATCGTCAAGTCTTCCGCCGCGGGCTTGCTGACGATCATCAACGACATCCTGGATTTCTCCAAGATCGAGGCGGGAAAACTGAGCGTCGAAGTGATTCCCTTCGATCTGAGCGCATTGATCGGCGACCTGCTGAAGCCGATTGCGCTCGCCGCCGAAGCGAAGCAGCTGGAGCTGCTGAGTGACTGCGACCCCGCCGTTCCGCGCCATCTGCTGGGCGATCCCGGGCGACTGCGGCAAGTGCTGATCAACCTTCTGAACAACGCCGTGAAATTCACCGAGAAGGGGGAGATCGTTCTCCTGGTCGAAGTGGAGCGCATGGCGGCCGACCGTCCCTGGATCCATTTCAGCGTACGCGACTCCGGCATCGGCATCCCGTTGGAAAAGCAGGAAGCCATCTTCGCGGCATTCACCCAGCAGGACAGCTCGACCACCCGCAACTATGGTGGCACCGGACTGGGCCTGACCATCTCGAGCCGCCTGGTCGCGTTGATGGGCGGGCACATCTGGGTCGACAGTGAGGTGGGGAAAGGCAGCACCTTCCATGCCGTCGTTCCATTCGGCATCGCGCCAGGCAGCGCGACCACTCCGGCACGGGTCGACGCGTGCGGCAAGCGCGCATTGATCGTGGACGACAATCGGGTGAATCGCCGCATCCTGGCCCGCCATCTGACGCTCTGGGGAATGGATGTCGTCGAAGCGCCGGACGGACCGACGGCGCTCGCAATGCATGCCGCGAGCGTTGCAGAAGACAGGCCGTTCGACGTCGTTCTGCTCGACTGCCACATGCCGGGAATGGACGGCTTCGAGGTCGCCAGTCGGCTCTCGCAAGCGAAGACCGCTGCCAGCCCCCTGCTGATGATGTTGTCGTCGGGCGGCGCGCGCGGCGACGCCAGCCGCTGTTGCCAGGTTGGCATTGGCGCTTACCTGAGCAAGCCGGTCGGTCCCGAGGAGCTGAAAACGTCGATCATGGCGTTGCTCGGTTTGTCGCAGGCGCCGCGCGTTCCCGGACAATTGATCACGCGGCATTCACTGCGCGAGCATGCCGGGGCACTGAGAATCCTGGTTGCCGAGGACAACGCGATCAATCAGAAGCTGATGGTCGAGCTTCTCGGCAGTTGGGGGCACCTGGTGACGCTTGCCGCCAACGGTCGCGAAGCCATCGAACTGTGGGCCCGTGATCGATTCGACATCGTCCTCATGGACATGCAGATGCCCGAAATCGATGGATTTTCAGCCACCCGCGAGATTCGTGCTCGCGAACAGGGCAGCCCGCAGCGCCGCACGCCAATCTATGCGCTCAGCGCTGCCGTGCTCCCCGATGACCGGGAAAGAGGATTCGCATCCGGGGTGGACGGCTACCTGAGCAAGCCACTGCAAAGGGAGGAGTTGCAGGATGTCCTGGCCGGTTTGCGGCGCGGGCACGCCGTCGAGCTGTCGACGAGCTACCGTGCCGGCCTCGCGCAGGCGGACGCAGAAGTCGTCGACATCATCGGCCACGCATTCCTGGCACAGGCACCCAACGAGATGGCTGCGTTGCGTGCCGCCGCAATGGCCACCGACTGGGCAGAACTGCGGCGGCTGGCGCACGGCTTGAAGGGCCTGGTTGCCCATTTCAATGCCGAACGCCTCGTCATGCAACTCACCCTGGTCGAGGAGCAGCCGCCCGAAGGCACGATCGACGCGATGTTGTCCGGGATCGATGCCGAACTGCAGGAACTGTGTCGCGCTCTCGAAGCGCATCTGCAGGAACGTTCAGGAACGGCCAGGGCGTAGCGGCCTGTCGCCATCGACCGTGCGCGGTCTGTGTTTCCCACCAAGCCAGCGTGATCTGCGGATGAGCCGCTCAGGGACGCTGCGCGGCTTTATCGCGCAGCGTCCCTTGGAGCGCCGGGTTGGGCGTGCGCTTCTTGAAACACAGCGACCGGAACCGGGCGGTCGACAGCGACAGACTTCCGAAGAGCCTTGATACGTTCGATTTCGTGGAGTGTCTGAGCCGAGAAGTACGACTCTCCGCAGCGAGGACACGACCACATGGGGATGTTCTCTATCACCAGAAGCGAAGCACCTCGACCGGAACTGCGAGTTACCCTCCGCAGTTGCACGCCTGGATGGCCGCATGAGGCACAGAGCATTTCAGACAAGGTAGACCGTGATGACGAAGAGATTGCCGAGCGGGCCGAACTTGACGACTGCCTCGGCCTGGAGTCCGCCGACGGTGGTGCCGCGGACGACGAACTTGCGCTCGTGCGTCTTGCAGTCGCGCTGGCGCTCGATGATTTCGCTGGTGAGAAGGATGTTTTCGAGATCGAGGATCGTAAGGTTGTCATCGTCAAGTTCTTCTACAGCGTGGATGGACACAACGTAGTTCAGTGAACGAACACAGTTGCGGATTCGGACGATAGTAGATTGAGCCACTCGTTAATTGTAGCGGTTCAGCACCGTCAGCGC from the Accumulibacter sp. genome contains:
- a CDS encoding DUF4258 domain-containing protein; the protein is MSIHAVEELDDDNLTILDLENILLTSEIIERQRDCKTHERKFVVRGTTVGGLQAEAVVKFGPLGNLFVITVYLV
- a CDS encoding type II toxin-antitoxin system MqsA family antitoxin → MLCASCGHPGVQLRRVTRSSGRGASLLVIENIPMWSCPRCGESYFSAQTLHEIERIKALRKSVAVDRPVPVAVFQEAHAQPGAPRDAAR
- a CDS encoding hybrid sensor histidine kinase/response regulator — encoded protein: MLQRLRARWPLLVAVVFCGYSWLLLWEAFNSQDQLRAAADVRIVADSNRRAAALADFAADRLSGAAELADVPEIHNFLANRALGMSLKYGLSANLDAIEVRFRRQMEKRLRGEPIYNRVLFVDDAGEILVDVALTPGGAAISLADAAHAAKLFIDADARRIIAAAPVRYKDAVAGTVVTMGDLGQLSRYLLALSAGKEYQELLITDDAVELKFPGQHATLGRSVAWNLVQLPENQITRIPSDLLAAGSDAAAADDQELLAVRTPVAGMPLSLLTLFSGEYLYGHLTSRLFLYFASAFPLLVLFAAIMYDRMRQRAERLQEDVLESGLRRTALQELNASLSDEIERRELSERQLREKSRELEQMADDLRRSVARAEDANRAKSDFLASMSHEIRTPMNGVIGMTELALDTDLTGEQREYLNIVKSSAAGLLTIINDILDFSKIEAGKLSVEVIPFDLSALIGDLLKPIALAAEAKQLELLSDCDPAVPRHLLGDPGRLRQVLINLLNNAVKFTEKGEIVLLVEVERMAADRPWIHFSVRDSGIGIPLEKQEAIFAAFTQQDSSTTRNYGGTGLGLTISSRLVALMGGHIWVDSEVGKGSTFHAVVPFGIAPGSATTPARVDACGKRALIVDDNRVNRRILARHLTLWGMDVVEAPDGPTALAMHAASVAEDRPFDVVLLDCHMPGMDGFEVASRLSQAKTAASPLLMMLSSGGARGDASRCCQVGIGAYLSKPVGPEELKTSIMALLGLSQAPRVPGQLITRHSLREHAGALRILVAEDNAINQKLMVELLGSWGHLVTLAANGREAIELWARDRFDIVLMDMQMPEIDGFSATREIRAREQGSPQRRTPIYALSAAVLPDDRERGFASGVDGYLSKPLQREELQDVLAGLRRGHAVELSTSYRAGLAQADAEVVDIIGHAFLAQAPNEMAALRAAAMATDWAELRRLAHGLKGLVAHFNAERLVMQLTLVEEQPPEGTIDAMLSGIDAELQELCRALEAHLQERSGTARA